In Populus nigra chromosome 1, ddPopNigr1.1, whole genome shotgun sequence, one genomic interval encodes:
- the LOC133668418 gene encoding uncharacterized protein LOC133668418 isoform X2, with product MHRLLANIVSSVGVGLHFGFLDSQSNDPPSFDSMDVKSIINCISPPPFSRSVINKGLLHSDFLVKNGTLRLLMEGLKLLNSFFRSINLSRKQKNLHSWASLKQEIQNEIRTLLPDPQVLLTLLSSFGSHARTDEKCLKRKADEENFAEQGGKRIKKLKTDAVDEEMDIIVAGISSVPDIPLPGEGESVAEAEASEEPDSGKDFINVILQLWGSDLCSEPVITLKDAEIFFHSKLLDALKIYLLTMPTALEGSFEFFMNLLSNPLALPNNLQGSLLSLLVEYIKRSPTSGIAIRTPSLMYKQLQTFINLLIFSPIDDIKVQAYNLARAAMSSTGAFDRNLQEIDAWFFFLPGYTAVRSSFEVQGIEMLQSLSSAVISFLCDAISTIGNNLFKYWDALRNYNHSLKEFKDASLDFSPFIICILQKCVRLLGSESGTFSLPEKSIISVYVCSTLKYLLQTQVDAGLLSALIRSVLSEGLTDHCPSIDDSETLFCEWRPLRNLLLFAESVLNKQACCQFFNDQEAMPTVGSFTNTLDEVRNIVESGHGGEIAGISKALSSSIICTTSNELLKNFPSVLITFQCLRVPESFLSSIIFLEHSFLAGVLKLWPEMFFSGLEMVISMINSQGTIGDASAKETAQHVDFDVSESAAAVSFSLFLRQVPFHLLFPAIMSINAPSLVESLNIKDLLLARLSESSTDSVISPLRLILFWFHQIWSSYRIKPLTELERLAEICYVLVKHILAQPLASKLNSPMNAGVPLSADNIGEVAETIFCHPAVVASLVHPLHCHGDFTEGKLGESLEEILCFSGQTVHKIDHHVLDMLTATFDDLFLLSCGQHRSTLEFDDCASKLIVKAFNTLLQRLYLEVRDKFDQCTSTEDPLPLLPLFYAFHALNRFISPFELLKLVHWMFGRVDASGSNVQKHFGLSALSVGLCIAADAFDILSAYLQQPMTRNVPFYMLWKSEEKFFDVNLIEEIYVQVCKFATDFNQDFAHVCLLKAVNAVYSQKYMQHGILHPLSLVLPRIIRSTPLEILSQCIYRTNMTKAKLLSLLVEMSPLHLSVFGHLFFGILDEDFNLKIKTVEKTRDSALSNTDFVMLLPAALSYLNSILMKFEKQQYKQFTNIPSFYSKLLLKGFLHWKSFVSGYVFQESYNDFLPSSIEELLNLVDSSLLGKAICMLRQYFSISVDMKLKERLKLFNSILSCSDTHVELLDCEVGEMEFCSHNQSLNLVNRVVAKISFCRMLLFPKDNQIVSLPKEAVENLQEVSLDKVSNKEGQSRMRLLKILVDTWQFMVKKFPSVSNGSTKEKISNCLQLYRCLELFIFRTIFELAMEMREDLILLESVPFLEQLTRSSLLYRFEDPTTMKILRGILVLLSEGKFSCALYLQLLVSHSQFSSTIQSITESFGCQTGAFVKPMSSILRSPVILRTKSSDDLQTTELHMKQLEIVKLLRTLLQLKPRQSSFDSGNDIGINLKELHLLLLSSYGATLSETDLEIYNLMLEIESIDNSVVDVVADMDYLWGTAVLKISKERVLDQETYDVVTNTEAVKEHRRSQFRENLPVDPKMCVTTALHFPYDRTVTDGSLSLDRLQLDNLKDIYERHVPGVENIQLYDPVFILRFSIHALSMGYIEAVEFAGLGLLAVAFVSMSSPDVGMRKLGYELIGKYKNVLENCQKTKDVMRLRLLLTYLQNGISEPWQRIPSVLALFAAESSLILLDPSHDHYTTLSKHLMHSSKVNMKSIPLFHVFFLSNAVNFRMERLWMLRLACGGLNLDDDTQIFIRNSTIETLLSFYSSPLSDNESKEIILEIVKKAAKLPRMVRYLVEHCGLFPWLSSVLSVYKGMLHENERIFFSQLLVVVIEVVNDVVSSRNIVEWLQNYALEQLMELATYLYKLLVAGSKLIKENVTLVNSVLHIMLTTLKISQKRKIYQPHFTLTFEGLFQIYQALDVFNTSRPSASSELGLKTILMGFPRVDILHMNQEKLSSFLLWAVSTAMKSDSSQIINVKDTRANLTINSEETPSEESLVSKLLRWLVASVILGKLSRKLDVNAELSEKSSFKTLQNLLENVEKGCGESNRLGFDCEEVLALSIFYLQQLLGMNFTVLPSVVSSLSLLLLCKKSKFSDFALGYRTSTLSLWSKIRCPAEANPAWRWSFYQPWKDPSCELSESQRMYEQHACQSLLVIITNVLGKKSLDDTRVLSLEDVENSGLFKWERTIAEIEL from the exons ATGCATCGCCTTCTTG CAAACATAGTTTCGTCAGTGGGAGTCGGCcttcattttggttttcttgattCTCAATCCAATGATCCACCTTCCTTCGATAGCATGGATGTGAAGAGTATCATTAATTGCATATCTCCTCCTCCATTCAGCAGATCAGTGATCAATAAGGGGTTACTTCACTCAGATTTTCTAGTAAAGAATGGAACTTTAAGACTTCTTATGGAGGGACTAAAACTGTTGAATTCCTTCTTCAGATCTATAAACCTTTccaggaaacaaaaaaatttgcatAGCTGGGCATCTCTCAAGCAGGAAATCCAGAATGAAATTCGAACTTTGCTTCCTGATCCCCAAGTTTTATTGACCTTGCTTTCTTCTTTTGGTAGCCATGCTAGAACTGATGAGAAATGTTTGAAAAGAAAAGCAGATGAAGAAAATTTTGCTGAACAAGGaggcaaaagaataaagaaactGAAAACAGATGCTGTAGATGAGGAGATGGACATTATTGTAGCTGGAATAAGTTCAGTTCCCGATATCCCTTTGCCTGGGGAGGGTGAATCTGTTGCTGAGGCAGAGGCATCAGAGGAGCCAGACAGCGGAAAGGATTTTATAAATGTTATATTACAGCTGTGGGGTTCTGACCTGTGCTCTGAGCCTGTTATTACACTGAAGGATGCAGAGATATTCTTCCACTCTAAGCTGCTTGATGCTCTGAAAATTTATCTT CTGACAATGCCCACTGCTTTGGAGggatcatttgaattttttatgaatcTTCTCAGCAATCCTTTAGCATTACCCAATAATCTGCAGGGCTCTTTATTGTCTCTTCTAGTTGAGTACATTAAACGGTCTCCAACGAGTGGAATTGCTATTAGAACACCATCCTTGATGTACAAGCAACTGCAGACCTTTATTAACTTACTGATCTTTTCACCCATTGATGACATAAAGGTTCAAGCATATAACCTGGCACGGGCAGCTATGTCAAGTACTGGTGCATTTGACAGAAACTTACAGGAAATTGATGCATGGTTTTTCTTCTTACCTGGTTACACTGCAGTCAGATCATCTTTTGAGGTCCAAGGAATCGAAATGCTGCAGAGTTTATCATCAGCTGTCATTTCATTCTTATGTGATGCCATCTCTACCATTGGGAATAACTTATTCAAATACTGGGATGCTCTCAGGAATTATAATCACTCCTTGAAAGAGTTCAAAG ATGCATCCCTGGATTTTAGCCCTTTCATCATATGTATCTTGCAGAAGTGTGTAAGGTTACTTGGTTCTGAATCAGGAACCTTTTCATTGCCTGAGAAATCAATAATATCAGTATATGTGTGCAGCACGTTGAAGTATCTTTTGCAAACTCAG GTAGATGCGGGCTTATTATCTGCTTTGATTAGGTCAGTTTTGTCCGAGGGGCTTACGGATCACTGTCCTTCAATTGATGATTCTGAGACTTTGTTCTGTGAGTGGAGACCATTGAGGAACTTGTTGCTCTTTGCGGAGAGTGTATTGAATAAACAAGCTTGCTGCCAATTTTTCAATGACCAAGAAGCTATGCCCACTGTTGGTTCTTTTACAAACACACTTGATGAAGTAAGGAATATTGTAGAGAGTGGGCATGGTGGTGAAATAGCTGGAATATCAAAAgctctttcttcttcaattatatGTACAACATCCAATGAGCTATTAAAGAACTTTCCGTCAGTTTTGATAACTTTTCAATGCCTTCGAGTTCCCGAatcatttttatcatcaataatCTTTCTTGAGCACAGTTTTCTTGCTGGTGTTCTGAAGCTGTGGCCTGAAATGTTCTTTTCTGGTTTAGAAATGGTAATCTCTATGATTAATTCTCAAGGCACAATTGGTGATGCCTCTGCTAAAGAAACAGCACAGCATGTGGATTTTGATGTCAGTGAATCTGCAGCAGCTGTTTCATTCAGCCTCTTTCTTAGGCAGGTGCCTTTTCATCTGCTATTTCCCGCAATCATGAGCATCAATGCTCCTTCTTTAGTGGAATCCTTAAATATAAAAGACTTGCTTTTGGCAAGACTATCTGAGTCATCAACTGATTCTGTTATTTCTCCTTTGCGCCTTATTCTATTTTGGTTTCATCAAATATGGTCATCTTATAGAATTAAACCATTGACTGAGCTTGAACGACTTGCTGAAATTTGCTATGTTCTTGTTAAGCACATCCTTGCTCAACCACTGGCTTCAAAGCTCAATTCTCCCATGAATGCAGGGGTTCCTTTATCAGCAGATAATATTGGAGAAGTGGCTGAAACCATTTTCTGTCATCCTGCAGTGGTAGCATCTTTGGTTCATCCTTTGCATTGTCATGGTGATTTCACCGAGGGAAAGTTAGGGGAAAGTTTGGAGGAAATCCTTTGTTTCTCTGGACAGACGGTTCACAAAATAGATCATCATGTCTTGGATATGTTGACAGCAACTTTTGATGATTTGTTTCTTCTGTCTTGTGGGCAACATCGTTCTacacttgaatttgatgattgtGCTAGTAAACTAATTGTGAAGGCTTTCAACACCCTGTTACAGAGGCTATATCTGGAAGTTAGGGACAAGTTTGATCAGTGCACTAGTACAGAAGATCCACTGCCCCTTCTCCCATTATTTTATGCTTTCCATGCTTTGAATCGGTTTATATCCCCATTTGAGCTTCTCAAATTGGTCCATTGGATGTTTGGTAGGGTTGATGCGAGTGGTTCAAATGTTCAGAAACATTTTGGGTTATCAGCTCTTTCTGTGGGTCTTTGCATCGCTGCTGATGCCTTTGACATTTTGTCTGCTTATTTGCAGCAGCCAATGACAAGGAATGTGCCATTTTATATGCTTTGGAAATCAGAAGAGAAATTTTTTGATGTTAACCTGATTGAGGAGATCTATGTTCAAGTATGCAAGTTTGCCACTGATTTTAACCAGGATTTTGCGcatgtttgtttgctgaaagCTGTGAATGCTGTCTACAGCCAAAAATACATGCAACATGGCATCCTTCATCCATTAAGCTTGGTATTGCCTAGGATTATAAGGAGCACTCCTCTAGAAATACTTTCTCAATGCATTTACCGAACAAACATGACAAAAGCTAAATTATTGTCTCTTCTTGTTGAGATGAGCCCCTTGCATTTGTCAGTCTTCGGACACTTATTTTTTGGGATTTTGGATGAAGATTTTAATCTGAAGATAAAGACAGTGGAAAAGACTCGTGATTCAGCTCTTTCAAATACAGATTTTGTGATGCTTCTACCCGCTGCTTTGTCATACTTGAATTCAATTCTCATGAAATTTGAAAAGCAGCAATACAAGCAGTTTACAAATATACCTTCGTTCTACTCAAAATTGCTATTAAAGGGTTTCCTTCATTGGAAGAGTTTTGTATCTGGATATGTATTTCAGGAAAGTTATAATGATTTCTTGCCATCATCCATTGAAGAACTTCTCAATCTCGTGGATAGTAGTCTTCTTGGAAAGGCAATCTGTATGTTACGACAGTACTTCTCCATAAGTGTAGATATGAAATTGAAGGAGCGATTGAAACTTTTTAATTCCATTCTATCCTGTTCCGATACACATGTTGAACTGCTAGATTGTGAAGTTGGTGAAATGGAATTTTGTTCTCATAACCAGTCATTAAACCTTGTTAATAGAGTTGttgcaaaaatatcattttgtcGAATGTTGTTATTTCCAAAGGATAATCAGATTGTGTCTCTGCCAAAAGAAGCAGTTGAGAACTTGCAGGAGGTTTCTTTAGACAAGGTGTCTAACAAGGAGGGCCAATCAAGGATGAGGTTGTTAAAGATTTTGGTAGATACTTGGCAATTCATGGTTAAGAAATTCCCTTCAGTTTCAAATGGTTCAACGAAAGAAAAGATCTCCAATTGTTTGCAGTTATACAGATGCCTGGAGCTGTTCATTTTCAGAACCATTTTTGAATTAGCCATGGAGATGCGTGAGGATCTTATCCTTTTGGAGTCTGTTCCCTTCCTTGAACAGTTGACAAggtcttctcttctctatcgTTTTGAGGATCCAACAACAATGAAAATTCTTCGTGGTATTTTAGTTTTGCTGTCAGAAGGAAAATTTTCATGTGCTCTATATCTTCAACTGCTTGTTTCTCACTCTCAATTTTCTTCTACTATTCAATCTATCACTGAATCATTTGGATGTCAGACTGGCGCTTTTGTCAAGCCCATGTCTAGCATTCTGAGATCACCTGTTATCCTTCGTACAAAAAGCAGTGATGATTTGCAAACAACTGAGCTGCACATGAAGCAGCTGGAAATTGTTAAGTTACTCAGAACACTCCTTCAACTAAAGCCTCGCCAGAGCAGTTTTGATTCTGGAAACGATATTGGCATAAATCTTAAAGAATTGCATTTGTTGCTTCTATCTTCTTATGGTGCAACCCTAAGTGAAACTGACTTGGAGATATACAATTTGATGCTTGAGATTGAGTCAATTGATAATTCTGTCGTTGATGTTGTTGCTGATATGGATTATCTGTGGGGAACTGCTGTTTTAAAGATAAGCAAAGAACGGGTGCTAGATCAGGAAACATATGATGTCGTGACTAATACAGAAGCAGTTAAAGAACATCGAAGAAGTCAATTTAGGGAAAATCTTCCTGTTGATCCCAAGATGTGTGTGACAACGGCGCTACATTTTCCCTACGACAGAACTGTAACTGATGGATCTTTATCCTTGGATAGGCTTCAACTAGATAATCTAAAGGATATATATGAG AGACATGTTCCTGGTGTTGAAAACATACAGCTATATGATCCTGTTTTCATATTGCGCTTTTCAATTCATGCTCTGTCAATGGGTTACATTGAAGCCGTGGAGTTTGCTGGTTTGGGGTTGCTTGCTGTTGCATTTGTTAGCATGTCTTCACCTGATGTTGGGATGAGAAAACTGGGTTATGAATTAATTGGGAAATATAAGAATGTGCTAGAG aACTGTCAAAAGACAAAAGATGTAATGCGACTCCGACTCCTGTTGACATACTTGCAAAATGGAATATCTGAACCATGGCAGAGAATTCCTTCTGTTCTAGCACTTTTTGCTGCAGAGTCATCTTTGATATTGTTGGATCCTTCACATGATCATTACACAACCTTAAGCAAGCATTTGATGCATTCCTCCAAGGTGAACATGAAG AGCATACCATTATTTCATGTCTTTTTCCTGAGTAATGCAGTCAATTTCAGAATGGAGAGGCTCTGGATGCTTCGCCTAGCATGTGGAGGGCTGAATTTAGATGACGATACTCAAATATTTATTAGGAATTCCACTATTGAGACCCTATTGAGTTTTTATTCTTCTCCTCTTTCAGATAATGAGTCAAAAGAAATAATTCTTGAG ataGTGAAGAAGGCGGCTAAATTGCCCAGGATGGTTCGTTACCTAGTGGAACACTGTGGTCTGTTTCCGTGGTTATCATCTGTTCTCTCAGTCTACAAAGGGATGCTGcatgaaaatgaaagaatttttttctcACAGCTGTTGGTTGTGGTCATAGAG gtCGTCAATGATGTTGTTTCATCCAGAAACATTGTTGAGTGGTTGCAAAACTATGCTCTTGAGCAGCTAATGGAACTTGCAACTTATCTTTACAAGCTCCTAGTTGCTGGCTCAAAGTTGATAAAGGAGAATGTCACATTGGTTAATTCGGTTCTGCATATAATGCTGACAACATTGAAAATATcccaaaaaaggaaaatataccAGCCACATTTTACCCTAACATTCGAGGGCTTATTCCAAATTTATCAGGCTTTGGATGTATTCAATACTTCAAGACCTAGTGCAAGTTCAGAGCTTGGGCTTAAAACAATACTTATGGGTTTTCCTCGGGTTGACATATTGCAcatg AATCAAGAGAAGCTTTCAAGTTTCCTTCTGTGGGCAGTCTCTACTGCCATGAAGTCTGATTCCAGCCAAATCATCAATGTTAAAGATACTCGTGCGAATCTCACAATCAACTCAGAGGAAACACCATCTGAGGAGTCTTTGGTATCAAAACTTTTGCGTTGGCTTGTTGCTTCTGTAATTCTGGGAAAGCTTTCAAGGAAACTTGATGTAAATGCTGAACTTTctgaaaaatcaagttttaaaacattgCAAAACTTATTAGAAAATGTTGAAAAAGGGTGTGGAGAAAGCAACAGATTGGGATTTGATTGTGAAGAGGTATTAGCTTTGTCAATATTTTACCTCCAGCAGCTTCTTGGCATGAATTTCACAGTGCTTCCTTCAGTTGTGTCTTCACTATCTCTTCTACTTCTTTGCAAGAAATCGAAGTTTTCAG ATTTCGCACTTGGTTACAGGACTTCTACACTGTCACTATGGTCGAAAATTCGTTGTCCAGCTGAAGCTAATCCTGCTTGGAGATG GTCATTCTACCAACCGTGGAAGGATCCTTCATGTGAACTGAGTGAATCACAGAGAATGTATGAACAGCACGCCTGCCAATCTCTTCTAGTGATCATCACAAATGTTCTTGGAAAGAAATCATTAGATGATACACGGGTTTTATCACTTGAAGATGTAGAAAATTCTGGTCTTTTCAAATGGGAAAGGACTATAGCAGAAATTGAATTATAA